Proteins encoded by one window of Acidipropionibacterium virtanenii:
- a CDS encoding DUF6104 family protein, which produces MYFTDRGIEELERRRGDEEVTLTWVADEMRHFVDLNPEFEVAVERLATFLARLDDEEE; this is translated from the coding sequence GTGTACTTCACTGATCGTGGCATCGAGGAGTTGGAGCGCCGCCGCGGGGACGAGGAGGTGACGCTGACCTGGGTGGCCGATGAGATGCGTCACTTCGTGGATCTCAACCCGGAGTTCGAGGTAGCGGTGGAGCGGCTGGCCACCTTCCTGGCGCGGCTGGACGACGAGGAGGAATGA
- a CDS encoding 50S ribosomal protein bL37 → MGKTGRKRRARRKKNANHGKRPNA, encoded by the coding sequence ATGGGAAAGACCGGCCGTAAGCGTCGCGCACGTCGTAAGAAGAACGCCAATCACGGCAAGCGTCCCAATGCCTGA
- a CDS encoding sensor histidine kinase — MPALDRFMVSRSRLSKNDVGWLGQLVEDWQILADMSFSDLILWIPDEDPNIFWAAAQIRPDTGPTALEEDVVGESVSYDDENLVTEAFMSAEMCETSNNKLSAGIPVDVWAIPVIRHDEVIAVVERHTNQMGVRAPGSTEDNYLEIAGIISEMLHHGSFPIFPNHDRALAPRVTDGVIRVATTGMVTYASPNGLSAFRKLGLSGDLDGEYLIPVVRELCPNLRDVGQTVGMDLDGKSLRETDIENAEATLRARVIPLRTWLDDFEVPAGTLILVRDLTELRSRDRQLVTKDATIREIHHRVKNNLQTVAALLRLQSRRMTSEDARLALKQAMGRVSAIAVVHEILSQNFEEEVDFDEVADRILKMVGDVAASSGRVIARREGSFGKVHADAATALSLATTELCQNAIEHSLGSSSGEVVVRPHKENGFLVVDIVNNGKPLPEGFSLSDHRTSLGLSIVTTLVEDLGGTFTLENNPDNRGTCARISVARQD; from the coding sequence ATGCCCGCTCTCGACAGGTTCATGGTGTCTCGAAGCCGACTCAGCAAGAACGATGTCGGCTGGCTCGGTCAGCTCGTCGAGGACTGGCAGATCCTGGCCGACATGTCCTTCTCGGACCTCATCCTGTGGATCCCCGACGAGGATCCCAATATCTTCTGGGCGGCCGCGCAGATCCGTCCCGACACCGGGCCGACGGCGCTGGAGGAGGACGTCGTCGGCGAGTCGGTGAGCTACGACGACGAGAACCTCGTGACCGAGGCCTTCATGAGCGCCGAGATGTGCGAGACCAGCAACAACAAGCTGTCGGCGGGAATTCCCGTCGACGTGTGGGCCATCCCGGTGATCCGCCATGACGAGGTCATCGCGGTGGTGGAGAGGCACACGAATCAGATGGGGGTCCGGGCCCCGGGATCGACCGAGGACAACTATCTGGAGATCGCGGGCATCATCTCGGAGATGCTGCACCACGGCTCCTTCCCGATCTTCCCCAACCATGACCGGGCGCTGGCCCCCCGGGTGACCGACGGGGTGATCAGGGTGGCCACCACGGGCATGGTGACGTACGCCAGCCCCAACGGCCTGTCGGCCTTCCGGAAGCTCGGCCTGTCCGGCGACCTGGACGGGGAGTACCTCATCCCGGTGGTGCGGGAGCTGTGTCCCAATCTGCGTGACGTCGGCCAGACCGTCGGCATGGACCTGGACGGCAAATCGCTGCGGGAGACCGACATCGAGAACGCCGAGGCCACTCTGCGGGCCAGGGTCATCCCGCTGCGCACCTGGCTCGATGACTTCGAGGTGCCGGCCGGCACGCTCATTCTGGTGCGCGATCTCACCGAGCTGCGCAGCCGGGATCGGCAGCTGGTGACCAAGGACGCCACCATCAGGGAGATCCATCACCGGGTGAAGAACAACCTGCAGACGGTGGCCGCACTGCTGCGACTCCAGTCGAGGCGGATGACGAGCGAGGATGCCAGGTTGGCCCTCAAGCAGGCCATGGGCAGGGTCTCGGCCATCGCCGTGGTGCATGAGATCCTGTCCCAGAACTTCGAGGAGGAGGTCGATTTCGACGAGGTCGCCGACCGGATCCTCAAGATGGTCGGCGACGTCGCGGCCTCCTCGGGCCGGGTGATCGCCAGACGGGAGGGCAGCTTCGGGAAGGTCCACGCCGATGCCGCCACGGCTCTGTCCCTGGCCACCACCGAGCTGTGCCAGAACGCCATCGAGCACAGCCTGGGGTCCTCCTCCGGCGAGGTCGTGGTGCGTCCGCACAAGGAGAACGGCTTCCTCGTCGTCGACATCGTCAACAACGGGAAGCCGTTGCCCGAGGGATTCTCCCTGTCGGATCACCGCACGTCCCTGGGCCTGTCCATCGTGACAACCCTGGTCGAGGATCTCGGCGGCACCTTCACCCTGGAGAACAATCCGGACAACAGGGGGACCTGTGCCCGGATCTCGGTCGCGAGGCAGGACTGA
- a CDS encoding WhiB family transcriptional regulator, whose protein sequence is MDWRHKAACLDEDPELFFPIGNTGPALAQIAEAKKVCARCDVRAECLAWALEAGQDHGVWGGMSEDERRAIKRRQSRSRVRKS, encoded by the coding sequence ATGGATTGGCGCCACAAGGCCGCCTGCCTCGACGAGGACCCGGAACTGTTCTTCCCCATCGGGAACACCGGGCCCGCCCTGGCACAGATCGCGGAGGCCAAGAAGGTCTGCGCACGCTGCGATGTCCGTGCCGAGTGCCTGGCGTGGGCCCTGGAGGCCGGCCAGGACCACGGCGTGTGGGGCGGCATGAGCGAGGACGAGCGCCGTGCCATCAAGCGGCGTCAGTCGCGCTCCAGGGTCCGCAAGTCCTGA
- a CDS encoding zf-HC2 domain-containing protein, which yields MIGDERPGCAEQACGWALDHLQEFLHGELSEEAADAFRHHLTACESCMDEADMEAAVSRALKRCQQPVHASVELRMRIVGLHLDG from the coding sequence ATGATCGGCGACGAGAGACCCGGATGCGCGGAGCAGGCGTGCGGATGGGCTCTGGACCATCTGCAGGAGTTCCTGCACGGCGAGCTCTCGGAGGAGGCCGCAGACGCCTTCCGCCATCACCTGACCGCCTGCGAGTCATGCATGGACGAGGCCGACATGGAGGCCGCCGTGAGTCGCGCCCTGAAGCGCTGTCAGCAGCCGGTGCACGCCTCGGTCGAGCTGCGGATGAGGATCGTGGGCCTGCACCTCGACGGCTGA
- a CDS encoding multifunctional oxoglutarate decarboxylase/oxoglutarate dehydrogenase thiamine pyrophosphate-binding subunit/dihydrolipoyllysine-residue succinyltransferase subunit has translation MASPAGHSSSINAGSSFGANDWLIEEMRERFEADPGSVDPVWSDFFQTDPQAPASPEEPAVESPAAPVEPAASPQPAPATASTTPEPRETAPGRAEPSGTAERRQPVANEAPKVVLPSAPSSEPEKVRLRGAPMRTARNMEDSLSMPTATSVREIPMKLVIENRTMINKFLSQSKGGKVSFTHLLGYAMVQALKDVPAMNNAYAEIDGKPHLVENHSVNLGLAIDVVGSDGTRKLVVPAITSADTLDFAGFWAAYEEIVRKGRTNSLTVEDFRGVTASLTNPGGIGTNHSVPRLMPGQGVILGMGSIDYPAEWQGGSPSRLAELGISKVTTLTSTYDHRIIQGAQSGEFLRRIHQLLLGEDRFYENIFESLRIPYAPVQWAPDRMANRPDQVSKQVRVITLIEAWRKFGHLSADLDPLEYKPRYHHDLMLNSHGLTLWDLDRRYPVNNFGGMKRASLTLREILDILRDSYASTLGIEYMHITDHVQRSWFQERFERAHTSLSREMHLQILDQLNEAEVFETFLQTKYVGQKRFSLEGGESAIVLLSALCSQAANQGLDEVCIGMPHRGRLNVLANIVGKSYGQVFREFEGNAEPSNAQGSGDVKYHLGDEGRFTAPSGATIKASVAANPSHLEAVDPVLEGICRAKLDVLGNPDDYPVLPLLMHGDAAFAGQGVVFETLQMSQLEGYSTGGTIHVVVNNQIGYTTSPSDGRTSQYSTGVAKSIAAPVIHVNGDEPSSVVRAAQIAFEYRQTFHRDVVIDLVCYRRRGHNEGDDPSFTQPHMYDLIAQKRSTRTIYTENLIGRGDITVEDAEAVMSRFRDRLENVFKEVRKATSAPTPYDSVPDYPSKRTHHRPTAVSADLMDQVARAQEQLPASFAPHPKVAPQLARRARALREGGVDWASAEMLALGALLTEGLHVRLAGQDTRRGTFSQRFGAVVDRVTSEKYVPVNHIIDEQGRLDIYDSPLNEFASLGFEYGYSVARPDSLVLWEAQFGDFANGAQTIIDEFIASAGAKWGQKSGVVLLLPHGYEGQGPDHSSARIERFLSLCSEEAMSVCQPSSPSSYFHLLRYHAYVNLHRPVVIATPKSMLRNKIAVSAVEEFTEGHWEQVLADRSITDPSRVREVILCSGKVKWELIRRRAQQGLDGEVAIVSMERLYPMPVKSLTRALSPYAHVTDIRWVQEEPMNQGPWPYIQASLGPETADPLPWLGAGLSVVSRPALAASSVGQHSAHMAEQEALLTAAFAAR, from the coding sequence GTGGCATCCCCCGCCGGACACAGCAGTTCCATCAACGCAGGCAGCAGCTTCGGAGCCAATGACTGGCTGATCGAGGAGATGCGGGAACGATTCGAGGCCGATCCGGGATCCGTGGACCCGGTCTGGTCCGATTTCTTCCAGACCGACCCTCAGGCCCCTGCCTCTCCCGAGGAGCCGGCCGTCGAGTCCCCCGCGGCCCCGGTGGAGCCTGCCGCATCCCCGCAGCCCGCCCCGGCCACTGCGTCGACGACACCGGAACCACGGGAGACCGCCCCGGGGCGCGCCGAGCCGTCCGGCACCGCCGAACGCCGCCAGCCGGTGGCCAATGAGGCCCCCAAGGTGGTGCTGCCGTCGGCCCCCTCGAGCGAGCCTGAGAAGGTCCGGCTGCGCGGCGCGCCGATGCGCACCGCCCGGAACATGGAGGACTCGCTGTCGATGCCGACAGCGACCTCGGTCCGCGAGATCCCCATGAAGCTGGTGATCGAGAACCGCACGATGATCAACAAGTTCCTGAGCCAGAGCAAGGGCGGCAAGGTCTCCTTCACCCACCTTCTGGGCTACGCCATGGTGCAGGCTCTCAAGGACGTCCCGGCGATGAACAACGCCTACGCCGAGATCGACGGGAAGCCCCACCTCGTCGAGAACCACTCAGTCAATCTCGGCCTGGCGATCGACGTCGTGGGCTCCGACGGCACCCGCAAGCTCGTGGTGCCGGCGATCACCTCCGCCGACACCCTCGATTTCGCAGGCTTCTGGGCCGCCTACGAGGAGATCGTGCGGAAGGGACGCACCAACTCGCTGACCGTCGAGGACTTCCGCGGGGTGACCGCGTCACTCACCAATCCGGGAGGGATCGGCACCAACCACTCGGTGCCACGCCTGATGCCCGGCCAGGGAGTCATCCTCGGCATGGGGTCGATCGACTACCCGGCCGAGTGGCAGGGCGGCAGCCCGAGCAGGCTGGCCGAGCTGGGGATCTCCAAGGTCACGACGCTGACCTCCACCTATGACCACCGGATCATCCAGGGCGCGCAGTCCGGGGAGTTCCTCCGGCGGATCCACCAGCTGCTGCTCGGCGAGGACCGCTTCTACGAGAACATCTTCGAGTCCCTGCGCATCCCCTACGCCCCCGTGCAGTGGGCCCCCGACCGGATGGCGAACCGGCCCGACCAGGTGAGCAAGCAGGTGCGGGTCATCACCCTCATCGAGGCATGGCGCAAATTCGGCCACCTCTCGGCCGACCTGGATCCCCTCGAGTACAAGCCGCGATACCACCATGACCTGATGCTCAACAGCCACGGGCTGACCCTGTGGGATCTGGACCGCCGCTACCCCGTGAACAACTTCGGCGGAATGAAGCGGGCCAGCCTCACCCTGCGCGAGATCCTCGACATTCTCCGCGACTCCTACGCCTCGACGCTGGGCATCGAATACATGCACATCACCGATCACGTGCAGCGAAGCTGGTTCCAGGAGCGCTTCGAACGCGCCCACACCTCGCTGTCTCGCGAGATGCACCTGCAGATCCTCGATCAGCTCAACGAGGCCGAGGTCTTCGAGACCTTCCTGCAGACCAAGTACGTCGGCCAGAAGAGGTTCAGTCTCGAGGGCGGCGAGTCGGCCATCGTGCTGCTGTCGGCGCTGTGCTCCCAGGCGGCGAACCAGGGTCTCGACGAGGTCTGTATCGGAATGCCCCACCGCGGCCGGCTCAACGTCCTGGCCAATATCGTCGGCAAGTCCTATGGGCAGGTCTTCCGCGAGTTCGAGGGCAATGCCGAACCGTCGAACGCCCAGGGATCCGGCGACGTCAAGTACCACCTGGGAGACGAGGGCCGCTTCACGGCCCCCTCGGGTGCCACGATCAAGGCCTCGGTCGCCGCCAACCCCAGCCATCTCGAAGCCGTCGACCCGGTGCTCGAGGGCATCTGCCGGGCGAAGCTGGACGTCCTCGGCAATCCCGACGACTACCCGGTCCTTCCCCTCCTCATGCACGGCGACGCCGCTTTCGCCGGTCAGGGGGTGGTCTTCGAGACCCTCCAGATGAGCCAGCTGGAGGGATACTCCACCGGCGGGACCATCCATGTCGTGGTCAACAACCAGATCGGTTACACCACCTCCCCCTCCGACGGGCGCACCTCCCAGTACTCCACCGGCGTCGCCAAATCCATCGCGGCCCCGGTGATCCATGTCAACGGCGATGAGCCGAGCTCGGTGGTGAGGGCCGCCCAGATCGCCTTCGAGTACCGCCAGACCTTCCATCGCGACGTCGTCATCGATCTGGTCTGCTACCGACGCAGAGGCCACAACGAGGGCGACGATCCCAGCTTCACCCAGCCCCACATGTACGATCTCATCGCCCAGAAGAGATCGACCCGCACCATCTACACCGAGAACCTCATCGGCCGTGGCGACATTACCGTCGAGGACGCCGAGGCGGTGATGTCGAGATTCCGGGACCGCCTGGAGAACGTCTTCAAGGAGGTCCGCAAGGCCACCTCGGCACCGACCCCCTACGATTCGGTGCCGGACTACCCCTCGAAGCGCACCCATCACCGTCCCACCGCGGTCAGTGCCGATCTGATGGATCAGGTCGCCAGGGCCCAGGAACAGCTGCCGGCCTCCTTCGCGCCGCATCCGAAGGTGGCTCCTCAGCTGGCCCGCCGCGCAAGGGCGCTGCGCGAGGGAGGGGTCGACTGGGCCTCGGCCGAGATGCTCGCCCTGGGAGCGCTGCTCACCGAGGGCCTGCACGTCCGGCTGGCGGGTCAGGACACCCGCCGCGGCACCTTCTCGCAGCGCTTCGGCGCCGTCGTCGACCGGGTCACCAGCGAGAAGTACGTCCCGGTCAACCACATCATCGACGAGCAGGGGCGCCTCGACATCTACGACTCTCCGCTCAACGAGTTCGCCTCGCTCGGCTTCGAGTACGGCTACTCGGTGGCCCGGCCGGACTCCCTCGTCCTGTGGGAGGCCCAGTTCGGGGACTTCGCCAACGGCGCCCAGACGATCATCGACGAGTTCATCGCCTCCGCCGGCGCCAAGTGGGGCCAGAAGTCCGGTGTCGTACTGCTCCTCCCCCACGGCTACGAGGGCCAGGGCCCCGACCACTCCTCAGCCCGCATCGAACGCTTCCTGTCGCTGTGCAGCGAGGAGGCGATGTCGGTCTGTCAGCCCTCCAGTCCGTCCAGCTATTTCCACCTGCTCCGCTACCACGCCTATGTGAACCTGCACCGCCCTGTGGTGATCGCCACCCCCAAGTCGATGCTGCGGAACAAGATCGCGGTCTCCGCGGTCGAGGAGTTCACCGAGGGCCACTGGGAGCAGGTGCTGGCGGACCGGTCGATCACCGACCCCTCCCGGGTGCGCGAGGTGATCCTGTGCTCCGGCAAGGTGAAGTGGGAGCTCATCAGGAGGCGCGCCCAGCAGGGCCTGGACGGCGAGGTGGCCATCGTCAGCATGGAGCGCCTCTATCCGATGCCGGTGAAGTCCCTGACCCGTGCACTGAGCCCCTACGCCCATGTCACCGATATCCGGTGGGTGCAGGAGGAGCCGATGAACCAGGGACCCTGGCCCTACATCCAGGCCAGCCTGGGCCCGGAGACCGCCGACCCGCTGCCGTGGCTGGGGGCCGGCCTGAGCGTGGTGTCCAGGCCCGCCCTGGCCGCCTCCTCGGTGGGCCAGCACAGCGCCCACATGGCTGAGCAGGAGGCTCTGCTCACCGCCGCCTTCGCCGCACGATGA